The sequence below is a genomic window from Mycobacteroides abscessus ATCC 19977.
CCCCAGGTGCGCCGACACCGTCGATTGGGCCAGACCCAACTCGCCGGTCAGATCCACCACCCGCGCCTCACCGCAGGCCAGGCGCCGCAGAATCGCCAGCCGCGTCTCGTCCGAAAGGCTATGGAACAGCGCCGATGCGGCCTGCAACGACACGGGCGCGAAAGACTGCACCACCGATCCTTTGATCGTCATATGACGATGATAGCGGTCGGCGGCGATTCAATGTGGTGTTCGACCTCCGCATTTGCGAGGGCAGCTGCGTCGGCGCTTTGCGTTCTAGCATCTGATCTCGACCCGCATGGTGCGGATGATCAGCTGCGTTCCCACGGCGTTGGGGCGCCGTGTGGGTTTGGGGTTCTGGACCCGTGGACGTGTCCACCAGTACTGGGCCTGTATTTCCCGTACCGAGGTGACCGTGCACATTTGTAGTGGCTTGTTTCCGGTACGGCTGACGATGACGGTGTCGCCTTGGCGCTCGAGCATGGCGATGACCTCTAGGGCGTTCGGTGTGCCGGTGGGCCCGGCGAGCGCGGTCGGCGATGCAGTGATGGCGAGCGCCGCTGCGCCGATGAGAGCTGCTGCGGTGAACCTGGTACGACGAATAAAGGTGGTGTTTAGCATGGGATTTCCCTACGTGTGATTGCCGCGTCAATGGCGGCGTGTGACGGTGGCGTGTGGGGGCCTCTCCCGCTGAGCGCGGCGACCCGGCGCCGCCGTCAGCGCCGGATAACGCAGAGGCGATACATCAGCGCGCCGCCGCCCTGCGCCGGGCGTGGCGGGGCTCGCAGCCCCGGAGTTTCCAACGGGCGATACGACGCCGACGACGCCAATGTCAGGTCAGATACCGACCAGATGCCGCTACCGTCGCCGACGATGGCGACGGAGGCAGCGGGCAGGCAATGCATTGATGAGTGCTCCGACCCCATCCCGGGGTAATCCGCATCGCCGCTGACAGCGGCAGCTATAGGGGCTCCCAGTTGCACCGCGCCTGCAGTGAGCAAGGGGACTTGTACGGAGCCCGAGCAGTGCAGTACTGCCATGGCTGCGAGGCCGGCTGCCAGCAGTGCGGCGAGCCGCCTCATCCGATGCCGCATCTGACCGCCCTGCCACTGCGTCGTCACAACCCTCACCCTTGATCTACTATCTAGGTACGTAGATAGTAGATCAGCATACGATCGATTTACGTAGCAAGTACGTAGAAAACCGAGTTGCATTGAAAGGGGTTGTGCACGTGCGTGTATTGCGAATGATCATGATGGCCGCCGCGGCGGTATTGGCGATGTTGGCGGTCAGCGTTCCGTTGGCCAATGCAGCCAAGAATGACTGTCCGCACAAGATGGGGTCACATCAGCGGCTCAGCGATGCCGACGGCGCGGTGGTGCAGGAATGGACCATCAGCGGGCTGCGCAAGAGCACTGATGGCGTCCCGGGTTATCCGGTGGCGGGACAGCTTTGGGAGGCAACCGCATCGGTGCACGCGGTCACCGGGTCGGTGACCCCGCTCATCCCGAATTTGGGCGCGGTCTCCGGTTCGCAAGAGCGCTACCCGGCGTTGTGGCAGGTGGCCAGCCCGTACGGGATCCCCGCCGCCACGATCGCCCAGGGGCACACCGCCACTGGCAAGGTGTACTTCGATGTCACCGGCGAAGCGCCGGCAATGGTGACCTATCAGGGCGGGGGCGGTTCGATGGCCGCGCTCATGTGGTGCGATGAGGCGGCGATGAAAACGATGATGGCCGCGATGAAGTCCGCTCCGGATGCCGACTGCCCTTGCTGCGCCGACATGCCCGCCGCCAAGGGCGGCGACGACTGCTGCGCCGACAAGCCTTAGGAACCAAAAGAATTGACCCGCGCGGGGCAGGCGATGTGCCACAACGGCGTACCAGCATCGCCTGTCCCGCACCGCAGCCATGTGCATGGGTGGGACAGCTATGCACATACGGGCGCCACGGCTGCTTGACTGACCGCCAGCACAGACCGGTCGGCAGTATTACTGTTTACGTACGTAGACAGTAAGAAATTTACGGCTAGGAGACGCAAGCGGTGGGTAGCCGAGGTTTTGGTGAGCTGGAAGCGGTGGTGATGGACCGCGTGTGGAGTCGCGGCGATGAGACCGCGACCACGGTGCGGGAGGTGTTCGATGAGCTGGCCGCCGAACGCGATATCGCCTACACCACCGTGATGTCCACGATGGACAACCTGCACACCAAGGGCTGGCTGGAGCGCGAGCGTGAGGGCAAGGCCTACCGGTACTGGGCGGCCCTGACCCGCGAGCAGCACAGCGCCCGCCTGATGCGCGAGGCACTCAGCGGCGGCGGGAGCCCAGAGCTGGTGCTCACCCACTTCCTGGAGCAGATCAGCGCCGAAGAATCGGAGCGGCTGCGGGCCGTGTTGCGTCGACCGGCAAAACGGGCCCGCACGAAATGAGTATCGCTGTCTGTCTACTGCTGTACAGCGTCGCTGTGCTGATCTTCGGGCCCCGGTTGTTGCGGCGATTGACCCGGACCGGGTACGCCCCGCGCCTGGCGATCACAGCATGGCTGGCGGCGATCGTCAGTGTGTTGGGCACCTGGATATCAGCTGCCGCACTGATTGTCATCGACGTTGTCCGGCACTGGAATTCCCCTGCGGTTGTGCTAGCAGCGTGCGCGGCCCGGCTGCACGCAATGCTTATTGGTCAAGCAGGTGCGGCAGCACAGGTTGGGCTGTTAGCCCTCTCGGCGGCGGGAAGCATCGCCGCGCCAGCCTTGGGCGTGCGCCTGGCCCGAACCTTGATCCGGTTGCGCGACACCGCCCATGAGCATGCGTATGCGGTGCACATGGTGGGGCGGCGCACCGCCGAGGGGGACGTGATGGTTCTCGAAGCTCCAGAAGCTGCCGCCTACTGCGTCGCGGGCCGTCCTTCGGCGATCGTGCTCACGACCGGCGCACTGGCTGTTCTCGACGACGCACAGGTTGCGGCGATACTGGCCCATGAACGCGCCCATCTTGCGGGGCATCATCCCCAGCTCGTCTCCGTGTTGCGCGCCCTGGCCGATGTCTTTCCAAGGGTTCGGCTCATGACTGACGGCTCCGCCCAGATATCACGCCTGCTTGAGATGTGTGCAGATGACTCTGCAGCCCGCCACCATGGACGTGGCGTCTTGCTGTCGGGGCTGATGGATCTGGCCGGCACCGTTCCGGCCGCCGCCGTTGGCGCCGCTAATGTGGCGGTCCTGGACCGTGCCGAACGACTGCTGACACCACCGGAGCCCCCGGCACGTGCATGGGCTCGCATTGCGCTAACTATGTGCGTGGCCGCTATCAGCGCAGGACCCCTCGTCACAATCGCACTGGCCACCTCGGGTGCGCTGCTGTGCAGCCCGTAGCGGCACGGCTGGCCGATAGCCAACAAACGCCGCCAAGAGGACCCGGTTGGCCGCGTGTCGTCAATTCGCCTTCTGCATCGGGATTCCGCCGCGCAGGATCTCGTGGGTCGCGGCGGAATCGGTGGTCAGCCACAGACGCAGCAGGTGCCGGCGCAGTGCGAGATCGTCGTGGTCGGTGTACTCCTCGCGCGAATGCAGCACGGTGGTGTTGTTGAGTAGTTGCACGTCTCCGGGTGCGAACTGCATCTGGATATGAAAGGCCGGGTCGTTGGCGATAATCTCGGCCAGCGCCAATGCCTGACGCTGCCCGCCAGTGAGCCGCGGCGCGCCGGGGTGACGTTGGGAGTCGCGGATGTACCAGGCGATGAAGAAAACCCTTGGGATGCCGTCGATCTCGATGATCGGCGGGAGCTCGAAAAACGGCGGTTCGCCGACGGGTTGTTCGTTGTTGCGGTCCCATGGCATCGGCCGGTACATGACCTCGACCAGATGCGGTGCACGGTCCAGCATTTCGTTGTAGACGGCATGGGCACTGACGATCTTGGACTCGCCGCCGGTTTTGGCCGGGCGCAGGCACAGCAGCCCGACCAGATCCGATCCATCGCTGTGGAAGTCTTGACGCAAATTGGTGCGGTACTTACGCACCCCGGGCTCGGCGCCGATCTGTTCGTCACGGATGTGGGTAAGCAGGTTGGCGTGCCGGTCTTGCCCTACCGGGCGGCCCAGTAGTTGCCCCAGCCCCAGGTAGGCATGTTCGATTTGAGTGTCGGTCAGCTCGTGGATCGGGAATCCGCGCAGCCGCACGAACCCGGGCCCCTGGTGCAACAGCTCGATCCACTGCGCGGCGGCGCCACCCAAATGTGCTGACAGATCCTCGATCTGACCTCGGCCGTAGGCGATCAGAATGTTCCGGTCCGCTCCGGAAAGCGGGAACGACCATGCGCTCTCGTCGGGGAAATCCGCCGGGGTCCATACCGACGGCCGCGCGCTGTCCACCCTTGATCTCATCGAACTAGTTCCTTTCAGTCGACATCGTTGTCGCCGCACCCGGATGTGGGCGCAGGTGCGCTGCCCGGTCAGCAGCAGGTCATCAACACCCCGCGCAGGGCCTCGATGGCCTGCGGGTTCGCGCGGTGGAAGACATTCAATCCGCGCTTCTCCGACGCGGCTAGGCCGGCCTTCTTGAGCTGGCTGAGGTGATGGCTGACAGTGGCTTCGGTGAGCCCGACCGCAGAAGCCAGATCGCAGCCGCACACTTCGCCGTCACTGGCCGTCAGCAGGATTGAAAGCAGCCGCAACCGAGTGGGGTCGGCTAATGCCTTGAGCCGCAGCGCTAATTCCACGGCCACGTCCTCGCCCATGGGTGCGGCCGAGAGCGGGGGGCAGCAGATGGGTGCACTGACATCGATGACGGGTAACGCTTTGGGCATCCCACCACACTAACCACTAATTAGACATATATCAAACAAAATGAGTTGGCCGGCCCTTCGTTTACCCGATGTTGGCTTGCTCATTGATTCGATACCTGTCAATATCGATGTATGTCGAATCAGCTGGTGATTGAGCCGGTGAACATCCGGTGCTCGCCACTGGTGCGCGAGCCGATATCAGCGGGGCAGGCGGTGGATCTGGCCAAGGTGTTCAAGGCACTTGGCGATCCCGTGCGGCTGCGGCTGTTCAGTCTCATCGCCAGCCACGCTGGTGGCGAGGCGTGCGTCTGCGATATCTCCCCGGGTATCGAGGTCTCCCAGCCCACCATTTCTCATCACCTCAAAGTCCTGCGCAATGCCGGGCTGCTGGCATCTGAACGCCGGGCGTCGTGGGTGTACTACCAAGTCGTGCCAGAGGTTCTCGACGCTCTGGCCGGCATCGTGCGCATCCCCGACACGACCATCTCTGCAACACCCACGGAGGGCCCTTCATGAATGCAACCGCCGACACTGCCGAACATCCCGCGGTGGCCGGGAAACTCTCGACCTTAGATCGGTTTCTGCCGGTGTGGATCGGTGTCGCGATGGCAGCGGGCCTGCTGCTGGGGCGCAACGTTCCAGGCCTGAATACTGCACTGGAAAAGGTTCAGGTCGACGGCATTTCGCTGCCGATCGCGCTGGGTCTGCTGATCATGATGTATCCGGTGCTGGCCAAGGTGCGCTACGACCGTCTCGACACTGTCACCGGTGACCGCAAGCTGCTGCTCGGCTCCCTGGTGCTGAATTGGGTGCTCGGCCCGGCATTGATGTTCGCGTTGGCATGGCTGCTGCTGCCTGATCTGCCCGAGTACCGCACCGGGCTGATTATCGTCGGCCTGGCCCGCTGCATCGCGATGGTCATCATCTGGAATGACCTGGCATGCGGGGACCGGGAAGCCGCGGCCGTTCTCGTCGCACTTAATTCGGTGTTCCAGGTGGTGATGTTCGCGGTGTTGGGCTGGTTCTACCTCTCGGTGCTGCCCGGCTGGCTGCACCTGCCCCAGACCGAGATCAGCACCTCCCCGTGGCAGATCGCCAAGTCCGTGCTCATCTTCCTGGGCATCCCGCTGCTGGCCGGATATCTGTCGCGGAGCATCGGGGAACGCACCAGGGGCCGCGACTGGTACGAGTCGAAGTTCTTGCCGGTGATCGGGCCGTGGGCGCTGTACGGGTTGCTGTTCACCATCGTGATTCTCTTTGCCCTGCAAGGTGATCAGATCACTTCCAAGCCCTGGGACGTGGCACGTATCGCACTACCACTGCTGGCCTACTTCGCCATCATGTGGGGCGGTGGCTATCTGCTCGGCGCCGCCATGGGCCTGGGCTACGCACGAACCACCACACTGGCGTTCACCGCCGCCGGAAACAACTTTGAGCTGGCCATCGCGGTCGCGATCGCCACCTACGGCGCCACCTCCGGTCAAGCTCTGGCCGGCGTCGTGGGGCCCCTCATCGAAGTGCCGGTCCTAGTCGCCCTGGTCTACGTGTCGTTGGCGCTGCGCGGCCGCTTCACCCCAGCACCCCAACACAATTCACCTGCAGCCTCCACGGCCGCATCCACAACGAACGTGACGGAGTAACCCCATGACCAATGACCTGACCTCCGGCCGTATCCCGGCCGTCCTGTTCGTGTGCGTCAAGAACGGCGGAAAATCCCAAATGGCAGCAGCCCTGATGCGCCAGATCGCCGGGGACAGCGTGGAAGTGCACTCGGCCGGCACCGCACCCGGGTCCGCCGTCAACGCCCTGTCCGCAGAAAGCCTGCACGAGGTCGGCGCCAGCACCGAGGGCGAATACCCCAAGACAATCGACCCGGACCTGCTGGCACGCATCGACCAGGTGATCACCCTGGGCCGGGAAGCCAAAGTCGAGGTACCCGAAGGCGTCACGCTCGATAACTGGGACACCGACGAGCCCTCCGAGCGCGGCATCGAAGGCATCGAACGCATGCGCCTAGTCCGCGACGACATCGCCGGGCGCGTCCAGCAGCTGCACCGCCAGCTCACCGCCACCGCGAACTGACAGCAGCAGGCAACGGCGCCTCACTTCCAATTCAGGCTCGGCACACCACCCCATCCGTTCGAGGAGACCCGCACTCATGAGCCCACGACACGTCATTGCGATCGGCGGCAGCGACGCCGGGATCAGCGCCGCCCTGCGCATCCGTGAACTCGACCCCACCACCGACGTCACCGTCGTGGTCGCCGACGACTACCCGAACTTCTCCATCTGCGGGATCCCTTACTACGTCTCCGGGGAAGTCACCCACTGGTCGAACCTGGCGCACCGCACCGCCGCCGACCTGGCCGCCACCGGCATGCGGGTCCTGACCAGCACCCGCGCCACCGCCATCAACGCCGCGGCCCACACCCTTGATGTCCTTGACCCACACGGCAACCCGCAACAGTTGTCCTACGACGCCTTGATCGTGGGCACCGGCGCCGTCTCGGCCCGCCCACCCATCACCGGCCTGACCGGACCCGACGCTCTCGGCCCGGCCGACGGTGTGCACCTGCTGCACTCCATGGGCGACACCTTCGAGGTGATGGACTCCCTGACCACCCGTGACCCCAAGACCGCAGTCATCATCGGCGCCGGATACATCGGCCTGGAAATGGCCGAAGGCCTCACCGCCCGCGGCATCAAAGTCACGCAG
It includes:
- a CDS encoding DUF1942 domain-containing protein — encoded protein: MIMMAAAAVLAMLAVSVPLANAAKNDCPHKMGSHQRLSDADGAVVQEWTISGLRKSTDGVPGYPVAGQLWEATASVHAVTGSVTPLIPNLGAVSGSQERYPALWQVASPYGIPAATIAQGHTATGKVYFDVTGEAPAMVTYQGGGGSMAALMWCDEAAMKTMMAAMKSAPDADCPCCADMPAAKGGDDCCADKP
- a CDS encoding BlaI/MecI/CopY family transcriptional regulator produces the protein MGSRGFGELEAVVMDRVWSRGDETATTVREVFDELAAERDIAYTTVMSTMDNLHTKGWLEREREGKAYRYWAALTREQHSARLMREALSGGGSPELVLTHFLEQISAEESERLRAVLRRPAKRARTK
- a CDS encoding M56 family metallopeptidase, which translates into the protein MSIAVCLLLYSVAVLIFGPRLLRRLTRTGYAPRLAITAWLAAIVSVLGTWISAAALIVIDVVRHWNSPAVVLAACAARLHAMLIGQAGAAAQVGLLALSAAGSIAAPALGVRLARTLIRLRDTAHEHAYAVHMVGRRTAEGDVMVLEAPEAAAYCVAGRPSAIVLTTGALAVLDDAQVAAILAHERAHLAGHHPQLVSVLRALADVFPRVRLMTDGSAQISRLLEMCADDSAARHHGRGVLLSGLMDLAGTVPAAAVGAANVAVLDRAERLLTPPEPPARAWARIALTMCVAAISAGPLVTIALATSGALLCSP
- a CDS encoding TauD/TfdA family dioxygenase — protein: MDSARPSVWTPADFPDESAWSFPLSGADRNILIAYGRGQIEDLSAHLGGAAAQWIELLHQGPGFVRLRGFPIHELTDTQIEHAYLGLGQLLGRPVGQDRHANLLTHIRDEQIGAEPGVRKYRTNLRQDFHSDGSDLVGLLCLRPAKTGGESKIVSAHAVYNEMLDRAPHLVEVMYRPMPWDRNNEQPVGEPPFFELPPIIEIDGIPRVFFIAWYIRDSQRHPGAPRLTGGQRQALALAEIIANDPAFHIQMQFAPGDVQLLNNTTVLHSREEYTDHDDLALRRHLLRLWLTTDSAATHEILRGGIPMQKAN
- a CDS encoding Rv2640c family ArsR-like transcriptional regulator, yielding MPKALPVIDVSAPICCPPLSAAPMGEDVAVELALRLKALADPTRLRLLSILLTASDGEVCGCDLASAVGLTEATVSHHLSQLKKAGLAASEKRGLNVFHRANPQAIEALRGVLMTCC
- a CDS encoding ArsR/SmtB family transcription factor, which gives rise to MSNQLVIEPVNIRCSPLVREPISAGQAVDLAKVFKALGDPVRLRLFSLIASHAGGEACVCDISPGIEVSQPTISHHLKVLRNAGLLASERRASWVYYQVVPEVLDALAGIVRIPDTTISATPTEGPS
- the arsB gene encoding ACR3 family arsenite efflux transporter, with translation MNATADTAEHPAVAGKLSTLDRFLPVWIGVAMAAGLLLGRNVPGLNTALEKVQVDGISLPIALGLLIMMYPVLAKVRYDRLDTVTGDRKLLLGSLVLNWVLGPALMFALAWLLLPDLPEYRTGLIIVGLARCIAMVIIWNDLACGDREAAAVLVALNSVFQVVMFAVLGWFYLSVLPGWLHLPQTEISTSPWQIAKSVLIFLGIPLLAGYLSRSIGERTRGRDWYESKFLPVIGPWALYGLLFTIVILFALQGDQITSKPWDVARIALPLLAYFAIMWGGGYLLGAAMGLGYARTTTLAFTAAGNNFELAIAVAIATYGATSGQALAGVVGPLIEVPVLVALVYVSLALRGRFTPAPQHNSPAASTAASTTNVTE
- a CDS encoding low molecular weight phosphatase family protein, which encodes MTNDLTSGRIPAVLFVCVKNGGKSQMAAALMRQIAGDSVEVHSAGTAPGSAVNALSAESLHEVGASTEGEYPKTIDPDLLARIDQVITLGREAKVEVPEGVTLDNWDTDEPSERGIEGIERMRLVRDDIAGRVQQLHRQLTATAN